Below is a genomic region from Balaenoptera acutorostrata chromosome 9, mBalAcu1.1, whole genome shotgun sequence.
GGTAGCCCCTCCTTCTGAATACTGATTCGTATCTTTCACCCACGTATAGATTTGTCTtagccttttattttttgatttgtaGGAGCTGTCTATCAGAGAATTGAGAGTTctggagatgattttttttctggtttattatctatggatttttttttcccttgtgagtTTTACTGTGCAGAACCTTTCAATTTTTATGTGTTATAATATCTGCATTAAATGTATAGGTTAATTTGAGGATAATTGGCAtctttataatatgtattatatgtctTTGTTTATTGAAGTCTTTTAGGTCCTTAAGTAGTAAGTACATCTTTTTCACATAAAGGTCCATTCTTTGATGAGTTAATCCCTAGATACATTATAACTTTGGTTGCTATTGTGAACAGcacctttttggaaaaaaaaaattattttccagtttcttaatGCTGGTATAGAGGAACAGTGGTGATTAGTATGTTGGTCTTATATCCAGCAAACTTGCTGGACTCTTATCGGTTCTAATAATTTATATATCGATTTTGTATGGTTTTCTGTTAAtctatgtttttttctgtaaataattacagttttgcctttttctttcttgtatctcttactactttttcctttttagaataCTGTGTTGAACATTAACGATGTAATGGGCATCCTTTCTAATTACTGAGCTCTCTAATAAGTATATCATCATTTTCCAGACAAAAACCTAGATTCATCTGTAATATGATGACACTCATGGGGACAATGAGGGGGACAAAAATAGTTCCCCCTAACTGGACCAGAAGCCAGCTTCATGTCGAGCAGCTAGCTCTAATATATACCTGATTTACTCTGAGCCCAccatgtattcattcatccagttAAGTTGAGCTCCtcccatgtgccaggcagtgaAGGAGACAGACCTGGAGATAGACACTTACCAGGTAATTACAATAAAATGTGTGCTACGGGAGTGTTTGGACAGGTAGTCAGAGAAGGCCTGCTTTAGAAAGATGTTTAAACAGAGACCTGATGGGTGAGTAGCATTTAACTAGGCaagcaggaagagggaagagtgtTTCTTTCCAGCAAAGGGAACAGCTTATGGGAAGGCAGAGGATCTAGATGTGGTCTGTTGGAGATGGGTGGAGAGCCTGGGAGGAATGACTCAACACTGATGAGAAGCCAGGGCCTTGTAGACTATCTCAGGAATTTAGATTTGGCCCAAAGGCAATGGAAAGCCATCAAAAGGCTTTACACTGAAGGGTGGCATGATTGGATTAACATTTTGGGAAGATCACTCAAACTGCAATAcggtaaattaaagaaaagaagataaacagaccTTTTAGGTTATAGGCTTGGACTAGGATGGTAGAACTTGGTGATTGATTGGGTGTGGCTGTACGGGAAAGAAGAGTCAAGAATGATTTCcactcacggacatagaaaacaaacttatggttaccaaaggggaagtggtggcgggggagggggcgtggggggggataaattaggagtttgggattaacagatacacactactgtacataaaatagataaccaacaagggcctactgtagagcacagggaactatgttcaatatcttgtaataacctacaatggaaaagaatctgaaaaagaatgtgtatatatatgcgcgcgcgcgcgcgcgtgtgtgtgtgtgtgtgtgtgtgtgtgtgtgtgtgtgtataaaactgaatcacgggcttccctggtggcgcagtggttgggagtctgcctgccaatgcaggggatgcgggttcgagccctggtctgggaagatcccatgtgccgcggagcagctaagcccgtgagccacaattactgagcctgtgcatctggagcctgtgctccgcaacaagagaggccgcgatagtgagaggcccgcgcaccgcgatgaagagtggcccccgctctccacaactggagaaagccctcgcacacaaacgaagacccaacacagccataaataaataaataaataaataaataaataatttaaaaaaatagaaaaaaattaaaaaaaaaaaaaactgaatcactttgctgtacacctgaaacgaacacattgtaaatcaactatacttcaactaaaaaattgagggaaaaaaaaaaaaaaagaatgatttccaAGTATCTAGCCTGGACAGCTGGTTAGCTGGTGCCACGCGCTGAAACGAGGAATGCAGGAGCAAGAGCAGGAAAATGGAGTTGGGTTTTAGAAATGTTGTTCAAATGCCTGTGGGTTATCCCACGGGCAGTTCTAGTTAAGGGGCTGGCAGAGAAGTCTGGGCTAGAGAGAAAGATTTGTAAGCCTTGAGTTTATAGATGGTGACTGACTAAAGTAACAGGCATTAATGAGATGGTTTAGGGGCCGTAATGTGGGGTGAGAAGAGAAGAATGCAGAGGAGAATGAAAAGGTCAGAGAGGTAAGGGGAAACCAGTAGAATATGGCATCATAACTTCCCAGGCAGGGCCCATAGCCACCTCCCAGGGAAGCTTCAAGGGGCCAAAATGAAAATCCTAGGATGTTTTGACTCTCTTCTTTTTGCTAGTTGCCAGATATAAACTCCGAATAGTTGAGCCACCAAAACTACCtctgggaaaaaaacccaaccctgATAAAGATGGTGAGTAGATGGGAGTGAGTTCTCTGACATGGCCCTGTGGCCTGGGCGGGACACCCAAAGCCCATGACCTATGGTCCGCAATCTCCTTTTTCTCTGCACAGGTCCAGATTTCGAGCCCAACCTGTGGATGTGGGTAGACCCCAACATCGTGTTCCCCCCTGGAAAGCTGGAGGTCCCAGAACCCAGTAAGGGGAAGAATCTGACAAGCATAGTCCCTTCCCCTCAGCCACCCCCAAAAGAAGACGACTTTGCCAAATGCCCACAGGCCACAGTGGTGGAGTCGCCATCACTTTCTGGAGACCAGTATCCCCCTCGGAAGTGGTTTGCCTCTTCCCCCAGCAACTGGGAGGTAGGGGTTTCTGGGGTGTGGGCTGGACTTGGGATGTAGGCAGGGTGGGCACAGGGATGATGCAGCAGAGAGTTCTGTTTTCTTAGGGTTAACGAAGGGTTAATGGGTTCAGAAATTAGCTGTGCCCCTGGGTTGGGGAGAAGCCCAGATGGTGGCCCTAGACCACCACCCCTTCCTGCCACTGCACCCCTGGAGTAGAGGCCGTGGAGTCAGGACCAGTTCCTACTCTGTGCTCCTCTAGctcacagaagaggaggaggcggaggaccAGGATGACAGCTCCTCTGTGGCTCTCCCGTCCCCTCACAAAAGGGCCCCCCTCCAGAGTCGGAGGCTTCGGCAAGCCAACAGCCAGGAGGGGGGGCTGTGGTCCCGGCCCCCTCTCAATTACTTCCACCTAATTGCACTGGCATTAAGAAACAGTTCCCCCTGTGGCCTCAACGTGCAACAGATCTACAGTTTCACTCGGTATGTGCAGGGGGGGGCCCTGTGAGGAGGGcgaagggagggggcagggccctGCTCTGATACCTTCCAGGCCCTGGGCTGCTGCTTCAGTTCCCCCATCTGGGGCTGAGAGGATACTTCTCCTTTCCCAGGCACTGGTTCTGGGTTGTTCCCGAATGTGTGTCCACACCTCACATAGACAGGAAGAtagccaccccaccccctttcacATCTAAGAAACTCCAACCTTTTTATACCTTAgttccttaaaatataaaatcacccGGGTCATAAATTCTCCCATCTTCCCTCTCAAGAGGGAAGTATAAAATCTGGTTTAAAATAAACCCAGTATAAAATCTGGTTTCCCCAACAGTTTCTCACATGCTTTCCCTTTGGACTGAACTGCCTGGCACAGCCTGTTCCCCAAGGACCCGGGGAAGCCGGGCTGAGAAGGGATTTACGTTGAGCTTTGAGAGTCGGGTACCCATGACTATGACGAGTTTCTCAGACCTTTTCCCTCTATTATCAGACGAGTCACAGAGTATTAATCCGCAAGAGGCATCCTCCTTGACCAGGATTCCTCTGACAGGAGCTTGTTGGCCTGATTTCTGCTCTGTTCCTGTTGCAAGTCAAACTCCTGAGCCctcggagggagggaggaaagcgaGCCGGGGAGTGGGGGCAGTGAACTGGGTCTATAAGGTGAGGCTCTGCACAAGCACTGCGCCAGGTGGAGGTCTGACACATGCTCAGTTGGCAGAGTGCGTCGCGGGCCAGCTTGCCCTTCTCCGACGTGAGAGAAGGGCTGAGGCTCCTGGCCCCGGGggagaacattctccagggtaagGCGTCTCCCAGAGAGACCACACCTCTCCTTACCATTCCTCCCTGTCTGCAGACAACATTTCCCCTTTTTCCGGACGGCTCCTGAAGGCTGGAAG
It encodes:
- the FOXR1 gene encoding forkhead box protein R1, which codes for MGNECFLAFTTTHLPLAEQNLARYKLRIVEPPKLPLGKKPNPDKDGPDFEPNLWMWVDPNIVFPPGKLEVPEPSKGKNLTSIVPSPQPPPKEDDFAKCPQATVVESPSLSGDQYPPRKWFASSPSNWELTEEEEAEDQDDSSSVALPSPHKRAPLQSRRLRQANSQEGGLWSRPPLNYFHLIALALRNSSPCGLNVQQIYSFTRQHFPFFRTAPEGWKNTVRHNLCFRDSFEKVPVSTQGGASTRPRSCLWKLTEEGHRRFAEEARALASTKLETIQQCMSQPDVMPSLFDL